The following proteins are encoded in a genomic region of Bacillus mesophilus:
- a CDS encoding Ger(x)C family spore germination protein, which translates to MCKIFMLFLCVLVLSGCWDRSEVNDVAFVIATGFDKVEENKFQVSVQVPLPGAMGDGASGGGGGTSGGPYYVDSGIGRNVRESNDDLQKRMSRELYFGHRRVLVFGEKMARGGFQKSLEVVLEQPQSRLSSYVLLTDGEALKILNGTPHLEQLPAEAIREMAKSMNAITVKDVLNDLERHGKDPVIPKVDVVETQNGDSKDKKDEFKLNGFGILKHDHLKFFTNKQETSGAMWLLEKFPGSNYTFSLGEKDEINVYINNQRTQINSKVIDGMPTFTINIKVNAHTVQNEPKLDLEKQEEYKLATGKMEEQIKAEVTEILEHSTSEGIDMAGLGWHLFRHEIFLWEEKWKDNWEKLLPDLKIDVKVNAEIERTINSGINIKE; encoded by the coding sequence ATGTGTAAGATATTTATGCTTTTTCTTTGTGTATTAGTATTGAGTGGTTGTTGGGACCGAAGTGAAGTAAATGATGTTGCATTTGTCATTGCTACTGGTTTTGACAAGGTTGAGGAAAATAAATTCCAAGTATCTGTTCAGGTCCCATTACCAGGTGCTATGGGTGATGGTGCAAGTGGAGGAGGGGGTGGTACTAGTGGTGGCCCTTATTACGTTGATTCCGGTATAGGACGTAATGTACGAGAAAGTAATGATGATCTTCAGAAAAGAATGTCTAGAGAATTATATTTTGGACATCGCCGAGTACTTGTGTTTGGCGAGAAGATGGCAAGAGGTGGGTTTCAAAAATCATTAGAAGTTGTGTTAGAGCAACCACAATCTCGTCTTTCTTCATATGTTCTGCTAACCGATGGTGAAGCATTGAAGATATTAAATGGAACACCACATTTAGAACAATTGCCAGCTGAAGCTATTAGAGAAATGGCCAAAAGTATGAATGCTATTACAGTAAAAGATGTATTAAACGATCTCGAAAGACATGGTAAAGATCCTGTAATCCCGAAGGTAGATGTAGTAGAAACACAAAATGGAGATTCAAAGGATAAGAAAGATGAGTTTAAACTAAATGGTTTTGGTATTTTAAAACATGATCATTTGAAGTTTTTCACCAACAAACAAGAAACTTCAGGGGCAATGTGGCTGTTAGAAAAATTTCCTGGTAGTAACTATACCTTTTCACTTGGTGAAAAGGACGAAATAAATGTTTATATTAATAATCAACGGACGCAAATAAACAGTAAAGTTATAGATGGAATGCCGACTTTCACTATTAATATAAAAGTAAATGCTCACACTGTTCAAAACGAGCCCAAATTAGATTTGGAAAAACAAGAAGAATATAAGCTTGCAACAGGTAAGATGGAGGAGCAAATAAAAGCAGAAGTAACGGAGATTTTAGAACACTCCACTTCAGAAGGAATTGATATGGCCGGATTAGGGTGGCACTTATTTCGTCATGAAATTTTCCTTTGGGAAGAAAAATGGAAGGATAATTGGGAGAAATTACTTCCAGATTTAAAGATTGATGTTAAGGTTAATGCTGAAATTGAGAGAACCATAAATTCAGGAATAAATATAAAGGAATGA
- a CDS encoding GerAB/ArcD/ProY family transporter, translating to MKKEVISPFQLAILIANLLLTATLTTLPQILTQVAERNAWVAPLVVFPIIIGMLWLGIGKGHDVRKVMEEDQSFLPKSFYIVLFLFLVMLYIKDLRAFVDFISATLLPTTPIEVITIMLSLTLLYITFSGLEVIARITVIQFVVFASIVLSSPLLLLNEIDLTNFAPLVGPGIAKNISGSSFFLFPWMGEVVLIFLLLSNLSTNKKVLKTTMVGTFLGFFLLLLLIIMDIAVLGSDIVSMTTYPNFIMIQEINLTDFLDRLDLVIVTVWMPCLIAKIALTSYCIHQLLFKLNIAKTNAPFVPIILLLGVLSIILFGSNTDHLKFSYYTWTIIGAFLEFTIFGLYFAIRKKRKKQIKQEQSM from the coding sequence ATGAAAAAAGAAGTTATATCTCCATTTCAATTAGCGATATTAATAGCGAATTTACTACTAACCGCAACGTTAACAACACTACCGCAAATACTTACTCAAGTTGCAGAACGTAATGCATGGGTAGCTCCATTAGTAGTCTTTCCTATCATAATAGGTATGTTATGGTTAGGAATAGGAAAGGGACATGATGTTCGTAAAGTAATGGAAGAAGATCAATCTTTTTTACCAAAAAGTTTTTATATAGTTCTTTTTCTGTTTTTAGTAATGCTTTATATAAAAGACTTGAGAGCTTTTGTGGATTTTATTTCAGCAACATTGCTTCCTACTACACCTATAGAGGTTATCACGATCATGCTATCCTTAACACTTTTGTATATCACATTTTCGGGACTAGAGGTAATTGCAAGAATTACCGTGATACAATTTGTTGTGTTTGCAAGCATTGTGCTGTCTTCACCTTTACTCTTATTAAATGAAATTGATTTAACAAATTTTGCTCCACTTGTTGGACCTGGAATTGCTAAAAATATAAGTGGTTCATCTTTCTTCTTGTTTCCGTGGATGGGGGAGGTAGTCTTAATCTTTTTATTACTATCCAATCTCTCGACGAACAAGAAGGTTCTTAAAACAACGATGGTCGGTACTTTTCTTGGATTTTTCCTTCTATTGCTTTTAATAATCATGGATATTGCTGTGTTAGGTAGTGATATCGTATCGATGACAACGTATCCTAATTTTATCATGATTCAAGAAATCAATTTAACTGATTTTTTAGATCGTCTTGACCTCGTTATTGTTACAGTATGGATGCCTTGTTTAATTGCAAAGATTGCATTAACTTCATATTGTATTCATCAATTATTATTTAAATTGAATATAGCTAAAACAAATGCCCCATTTGTACCTATTATTTTATTATTAGGTGTTTTATCCATTATTTTATTTGGAAGTAATACCGATCACTTAAAGTTTTCTTATTATACATGGACAATCATTGGTGCCTTCCTTGAATTTACTATCTTTGGTCTATACTTCGCTATTAGAAAGAAGAGAAAAAAACAAATTAAGCAAGAACAGTCTATGTAA
- a CDS encoding iron-containing alcohol dehydrogenase, giving the protein MLTSTLSQFNLRTAIYAGSNTRAMLPDLFRGLGAKRVVLFSDRGLENAGIVEKVSQIFHLTSHGVGPELVGTFLDIPQDAEGLKVNEAARYVREVGGDALLAVGGGSVLDTVKGVKYALHKNLTDIREAIPGGFLYESFPQATYIPIPHISVPTTAGTGSEVSPIAVIFNEALKIKTNIINPFLSSDIAVLDPDLTVTLPPSITAFTGFDALTHAIEALASPTATALTDAYALHAIRVIDKHLTTAVECGKNIEARMEMLQASLMGITAFSFALNAIPVHNLAHAYGALFRIPHGLANAVFLPVVIESIPMLYLPKVKELAQALSVGDANDDSEALLAKIVEKIKTLQYKVGLPSDFSSYNISHEDFEKTVAAVSSDPAALNFPMPPELIRSIGEKVVQLVVKS; this is encoded by the coding sequence ATGTTAACTTCAACACTCTCTCAATTTAATTTACGAACAGCCATTTATGCTGGTAGCAACACAAGGGCAATGTTACCTGATTTATTTAGAGGCTTAGGAGCAAAAAGAGTCGTATTATTTAGTGACCGCGGATTAGAGAATGCGGGTATTGTAGAAAAGGTTTCACAAATCTTTCATTTAACTTCACACGGTGTTGGACCAGAGCTTGTTGGTACCTTCTTAGATATTCCCCAAGATGCGGAAGGGTTAAAGGTAAATGAAGCAGCACGTTATGTAAGAGAAGTTGGTGGAGATGCCCTGCTAGCCGTTGGTGGTGGAAGTGTACTAGATACTGTAAAAGGTGTCAAATATGCACTCCATAAAAACTTAACAGATATAAGAGAAGCTATTCCAGGTGGATTCTTATATGAATCTTTTCCTCAGGCAACTTATATACCGATTCCTCATATTTCCGTTCCTACAACAGCTGGAACTGGATCTGAGGTTTCACCAATTGCTGTTATTTTTAACGAAGCATTGAAAATAAAAACAAATATTATTAATCCTTTTTTGTCTTCTGATATTGCCGTCTTAGATCCGGACCTTACTGTTACATTGCCGCCTTCTATCACAGCTTTTACAGGATTCGATGCTTTAACTCACGCAATCGAGGCGTTGGCTTCCCCTACAGCAACTGCCTTAACCGATGCATATGCTCTACATGCAATCCGAGTGATTGACAAACATTTAACAACTGCCGTTGAGTGTGGTAAAAATATAGAAGCTAGAATGGAAATGCTTCAAGCAAGTTTAATGGGTATTACAGCTTTTAGTTTTGCACTAAATGCTATTCCTGTTCATAATCTAGCACATGCTTACGGAGCTCTATTCAGAATTCCGCATGGCTTAGCAAATGCAGTCTTTTTACCTGTTGTGATTGAAAGCATTCCAATGCTCTATCTTCCAAAGGTCAAAGAGCTTGCACAAGCCTTATCAGTTGGAGATGCCAACGATGATTCTGAAGCTTTATTAGCAAAGATTGTTGAGAAAATAAAGACACTCCAATACAAGGTGGGGCTACCAAGCGACTTTAGTAGCTACAATATCTCACATGAGGATTTTGAGAAAACCGTTGCAGCTGTTTCTAGTGACCCAGCAGCTCTAAATTTCCCGATGCCTCCTGAGTTGATTCGTTCAATTGGAGAGAAGGTAGTTCAGTTAGTGGTAAAGAGTTAA
- a CDS encoding aldehyde dehydrogenase family protein, producing the protein MTTNVELKTFPLFINGQWTAASSGETFDVVSPATGEVFAKVSKGTRSDVDQAVQAARAAFNNDSWREMKPKERAQVLNNISYQIVAHAEELVYLEVMSSGGTLRRISSNDILQMADLFQQMAKFVVEYPFSETLPVPPFPGPSHNFVWREPIGVCAAITPWNMPMLIACWKIAPALATGNTIVLKPASYTPLTTLKLAEIISAVVPPGVINVVPGSGKEVGEYLASHPDVDKVAFTGSTEVGRRIMGLAAETIKNTTLELGGKSPNILLEDADLDIAIPGSLFGVFLHSGQLCESGTRLFVPDGIYDEVVERLVAWSKKVKLGHPLSPETDMGPVISKQQRDTILSYIEAGKQEGATLVCGGNEVTVPGCEGGYFIEPTIFTNVTNDMKIAQEEIFGPVLSVIRYSSVEEAIQLANDTIFGLAAGVWTRDVNKAYEVTRKLRAGVVWINDWHMLRNDAPFGGYKQSGIGREMGKYSLDAYTQLKHVHTSMVPQLERRSWYQLLFSQSE; encoded by the coding sequence ATGACAACGAATGTTGAATTAAAAACATTTCCATTATTCATTAATGGGCAGTGGACAGCAGCATCGAGCGGGGAAACTTTTGATGTTGTGAGCCCTGCAACTGGGGAAGTATTTGCAAAGGTTTCTAAAGGAACAAGGTCAGATGTTGACCAAGCTGTTCAGGCGGCAAGGGCCGCCTTCAATAATGATTCTTGGCGTGAAATGAAGCCAAAGGAGCGTGCACAAGTACTTAATAATATCTCTTATCAAATTGTTGCTCATGCTGAAGAACTTGTTTATTTAGAGGTAATGAGCTCCGGTGGAACTTTACGTCGCATCTCATCTAATGACATCCTTCAAATGGCAGATTTATTTCAACAAATGGCTAAGTTTGTCGTCGAATACCCTTTTTCAGAAACACTTCCCGTTCCTCCGTTTCCAGGTCCATCTCATAATTTTGTTTGGAGAGAGCCCATTGGAGTTTGTGCTGCAATAACTCCATGGAATATGCCAATGCTAATTGCCTGCTGGAAGATTGCACCTGCATTAGCGACAGGAAACACTATAGTACTTAAGCCAGCAAGCTATACACCTCTAACTACTCTGAAGCTAGCTGAAATTATTTCTGCGGTTGTTCCACCAGGGGTTATTAATGTCGTACCTGGATCTGGTAAGGAAGTGGGAGAATATCTAGCAAGTCATCCGGATGTGGATAAGGTCGCCTTTACTGGTTCGACTGAGGTCGGAAGAAGAATAATGGGGCTAGCTGCAGAGACGATTAAAAATACAACACTTGAGTTAGGTGGAAAGTCTCCAAATATTTTACTGGAGGATGCTGATTTAGACATAGCTATTCCTGGTAGTCTTTTCGGGGTATTCTTACACTCTGGTCAACTTTGTGAATCTGGTACAAGACTATTTGTCCCAGACGGTATATATGATGAAGTGGTAGAGAGATTAGTGGCTTGGTCAAAGAAAGTAAAGTTAGGACACCCTCTTTCACCAGAAACTGATATGGGCCCAGTCATTTCAAAGCAACAAAGAGATACGATTCTATCGTACATTGAGGCCGGAAAGCAAGAAGGTGCCACCCTAGTATGTGGTGGTAATGAAGTTACGGTACCAGGCTGTGAAGGAGGCTACTTCATCGAGCCGACTATCTTTACAAACGTAACAAATGATATGAAAATTGCACAGGAAGAGATCTTTGGCCCAGTTCTTTCTGTTATTCGTTATTCATCAGTAGAAGAAGCGATTCAATTAGCGAATGATACCATTTTTGGATTAGCGGCTGGGGTATGGACGAGAGATGTTAATAAGGCTTATGAAGTAACAAGAAAACTTAGAGCTGGGGTTGTATGGATCAATGATTGGCATATGCTTCGTAACGATGCTCCGTTTGGAGGATATAAACAAAGTGGAATCGGTCGTGAAATGGGTAAGTATTCATTAGATGCTTATACACAGCTTAAGCATGTTCATACATCTATGGTTCCACAGCTTGAAAGAAGAAGCTGGTATCAATTATTATTCTCTCAATCTGAATAA
- a CDS encoding helix-turn-helix domain-containing protein has translation MLQKEAHQYLETLRVFKDPVQKIEGILEGCTRFFPFKRASIFTYSPLNHSGEGILQIDNGCFHPMNTIKEDVRTIPPLYFSIMNKKPIFLNIDPTGKNFPLKYITRFQLTSMLIIPVCFNHAVIGSVFLDHFKENENFDSYDSVSLYHYFKLAAGIVSLQSQQQTLLSKRELEVLQRLSYGYSMKEMADDMGISEFTVRDYLTAVNRKLGTKHRAEAVGVALRAGIIT, from the coding sequence ATGTTACAAAAGGAAGCTCATCAATACCTAGAAACACTAAGAGTTTTTAAAGATCCTGTCCAAAAAATTGAAGGGATCTTGGAAGGCTGTACAAGATTTTTTCCTTTTAAAAGAGCTTCAATCTTTACATACTCACCGTTAAATCATTCTGGTGAAGGGATTCTCCAAATTGATAACGGTTGTTTTCATCCCATGAATACAATCAAAGAAGATGTAAGAACGATACCACCTCTGTACTTCTCCATAATGAATAAGAAACCAATATTCTTGAATATTGACCCAACCGGTAAGAATTTTCCGCTAAAATACATAACTCGTTTTCAGCTAACCTCTATGTTAATTATTCCTGTTTGTTTTAATCATGCTGTAATTGGATCTGTATTCTTAGATCATTTTAAAGAAAATGAGAATTTTGATTCATATGATTCGGTTTCTCTGTATCATTATTTTAAACTTGCAGCTGGAATAGTTTCTTTACAATCCCAACAGCAAACCCTTTTAAGCAAACGTGAGCTAGAAGTATTACAAAGACTTTCCTATGGGTATAGCATGAAGGAGATGGCAGACGACATGGGAATAAGCGAGTTTACTGTAAGGGATTATTTAACTGCTGTGAACCGCAAGCTTGGTACGAAGCATCGTGCAGAAGCAGTTGGGGTTGCGCTAAGGGCCGGAATTATTACATAA
- a CDS encoding DsbA family oxidoreductase — MTLKIRVYSDYVUPFCLIAEVPLLEAIKGKDVEVEWMPYELRPFPAETLKPEGEYLQSAWENSVYPMADHYGIKMVLPKVSPQPYTHLAFEGYQFAKEQGKANDYNHRMFIAFFQDELDIGDIDVLTKLAGEVGLNQNEYRKALETRKYKETHQKALKHAYHEADIQAVPTFIIGETIVQGARPKETLEKIISNELMKQPIVHLNLNGTVCGPDCCD, encoded by the coding sequence ATGACCTTGAAAATAAGAGTCTACTCAGATTATGTTTGACCGTTCTGTTTGATAGCGGAGGTTCCGCTTCTAGAGGCAATCAAAGGAAAAGATGTTGAAGTAGAGTGGATGCCATACGAATTAAGACCATTTCCGGCAGAAACATTAAAACCAGAAGGCGAATATCTGCAAAGCGCATGGGAAAATAGCGTTTACCCAATGGCAGATCATTATGGTATAAAAATGGTGCTACCAAAGGTATCCCCACAACCATATACACACCTAGCATTTGAAGGGTATCAATTTGCTAAAGAGCAAGGAAAGGCAAATGACTACAATCATAGAATGTTTATTGCCTTTTTCCAAGATGAGCTTGATATAGGTGATATTGACGTACTGACTAAGCTAGCAGGAGAAGTTGGGTTAAATCAAAATGAATACCGGAAAGCTTTAGAGACTAGAAAATATAAAGAAACCCATCAGAAAGCATTGAAACACGCTTATCATGAGGCGGATATCCAAGCAGTACCGACTTTTATCATCGGTGAGACGATAGTTCAAGGAGCCCGTCCAAAAGAAACATTAGAAAAAATCATTTCTAATGAATTAATGAAGCAGCCCATTGTCCATTTAAACCTAAACGGAACTGTTTGCGGACCTGATTGTTGTGATTAA
- a CDS encoding oxidoreductase, with protein MSQPVAVVTGSSSGFGLLTCLTFARAGYRVIATMRNIEKSEHLLRIAKQDGVDSLIHVEELDVTSDSSIEKFQMLMQQTERIDVLVNNAGYAGAGFVEEIPVEEYRKQFETNVFGVISVTQSILPMMRKQGSGKIINVSSISGRIGFPGLSPYIASKHALEGWSESLRLEMKPFGIDVVLIEPGSYQTNIWSTGKSVTEKSLLPNSPYYGTMKKIEDHLNKEQSTYGNPQDVASLILNVVKQKDPPLRIPIGKGVKMTIALKQILPWHYWERMFLKKLK; from the coding sequence ATGAGTCAACCAGTTGCCGTTGTCACTGGCTCTTCAAGTGGATTTGGACTATTAACTTGCTTAACATTTGCACGTGCAGGCTACAGGGTTATAGCTACAATGAGAAATATTGAAAAGAGTGAACATTTATTAAGAATTGCTAAACAAGATGGTGTGGATTCATTGATACATGTTGAGGAATTAGATGTAACGTCAGACAGTTCAATAGAAAAGTTCCAAATGTTAATGCAGCAAACAGAAAGAATCGATGTACTCGTAAATAATGCAGGTTATGCGGGGGCAGGCTTTGTAGAAGAAATACCAGTAGAAGAGTATCGAAAGCAATTTGAAACAAATGTATTTGGGGTGATCTCTGTCACCCAATCCATTCTACCAATGATGCGTAAACAAGGGAGTGGTAAAATAATTAATGTTAGCAGTATTAGTGGCAGAATTGGATTTCCAGGTTTATCTCCTTACATAGCATCCAAACATGCCCTTGAAGGCTGGAGTGAATCATTAAGATTAGAAATGAAACCATTTGGAATTGACGTTGTTCTTATTGAACCAGGTTCATATCAAACCAATATTTGGTCGACAGGAAAAAGTGTCACAGAGAAATCACTTCTTCCTAACTCACCATATTATGGAACAATGAAGAAAATTGAGGATCATTTAAACAAGGAACAGTCTACATATGGAAATCCTCAGGATGTCGCAAGCTTAATTCTTAATGTGGTCAAACAAAAAGATCCCCCTTTACGTATTCCAATTGGAAAAGGAGTTAAAATGACCATTGCTTTAAAGCAAATTCTCCCCTGGCATTATTGGGAAAGAATGTTTTTAAAAAAGCTTAAATAG
- a CDS encoding pyridoxamine 5'-phosphate oxidase family protein, giving the protein MAKTFDALPETLIETLKKEVIVSLITVNSDHNPEVSAVSWVLPSNDGKKVGIAVGHKGSSMANIQKNPNVTLGFFADESYYSIQGSASVSEIIEKTMKYRVITVDVKEVEDVIFYGGKVTQQPTYEKTYEAELAEKLDSEVHELLVEYLK; this is encoded by the coding sequence ATGGCTAAGACGTTTGATGCATTGCCAGAAACGTTAATTGAAACTTTAAAAAAGGAAGTAATCGTCTCACTTATTACGGTTAATTCTGACCATAATCCTGAAGTAAGTGCAGTGTCTTGGGTACTTCCAAGTAATGATGGAAAAAAAGTAGGGATTGCTGTTGGGCATAAAGGTTCAAGTATGGCTAACATACAGAAAAATCCAAATGTAACACTAGGATTTTTCGCTGATGAAAGTTATTACTCTATACAAGGATCAGCTTCTGTTTCAGAAATCATTGAAAAGACGATGAAATATCGCGTTATAACAGTTGATGTAAAAGAAGTTGAGGATGTTATATTTTATGGTGGTAAGGTCACTCAACAGCCTACATATGAGAAAACATACGAGGCAGAGCTTGCTGAGAAGTTGGATAGTGAGGTTCATGAACTTCTAGTAGAATACTTAAAGTAA
- a CDS encoding LL-diaminopimelate aminotransferase, producing MEIKFSKKMDSFPTSIFNELSSYKKRKINEGYDIIDLSVGSPDLPPPPFVMEELSNYAKQPAYYGYTLTGTSEFNNAVCTYYQHKYDVSIAAENEALMVMGSQDGLVHLPMVLTNPGDLILVPDPGYTAYAAGISLAEAIPYPMPLQSENNFLPNLTLIPEEVCEKAKLMILNFPGNPVPAMATSEFFEEVVQFAKKYNIIVLHDFAYCELYYDKKPISFLSVDGAKEVGIEFNSLSKSFNMAGCRIGYVVGNSEVISGLDRLKSNLDYGVFLPIQKAAIRALKDESIFTDSLRRIYRERRDSLVTGLRELGWNVSSPLASMFLWAEVPKQFTSKEFAYKLLDDAGVVVTPGIAFGNEGEGYVRIAIVQDEAVLQRAVKKIKDSGIVLESALEEESV from the coding sequence ATGGAGATTAAATTTTCAAAGAAAATGGATAGCTTTCCAACTAGTATTTTTAATGAGCTTTCCTCCTATAAAAAGAGAAAAATAAATGAAGGATATGACATCATTGATCTTAGTGTAGGGAGTCCAGATTTACCTCCACCCCCTTTTGTGATGGAAGAACTTTCAAATTACGCAAAACAACCTGCATACTATGGATATACTCTAACCGGAACATCTGAGTTTAATAATGCTGTATGTACTTATTATCAACACAAGTATGATGTGTCTATTGCAGCAGAAAATGAAGCCTTAATGGTTATGGGCTCACAGGATGGACTTGTTCATCTACCAATGGTTCTTACCAATCCGGGTGATCTGATCCTTGTACCAGACCCAGGATATACAGCGTATGCAGCAGGAATTTCTTTGGCTGAAGCCATACCTTATCCCATGCCGCTACAGTCAGAAAATAACTTTTTACCTAACTTAACTCTCATTCCAGAAGAGGTATGTGAGAAAGCAAAGTTAATGATTTTAAACTTTCCAGGAAATCCTGTTCCAGCAATGGCAACATCTGAATTTTTTGAAGAGGTAGTGCAGTTTGCAAAGAAATACAACATTATTGTTTTGCACGATTTTGCCTATTGTGAGTTGTATTATGATAAAAAACCAATTAGTTTTCTATCTGTTGATGGAGCTAAGGAAGTAGGAATTGAGTTTAATTCTTTATCAAAGAGCTTTAATATGGCTGGCTGTAGAATTGGATATGTAGTAGGTAACTCCGAGGTGATTTCAGGTCTTGACAGACTTAAGTCTAACCTAGACTATGGGGTTTTCTTACCTATTCAGAAGGCAGCTATACGAGCATTAAAGGATGAATCTATTTTTACAGACAGTCTAAGGAGAATTTATAGGGAGAGAAGAGATTCATTAGTAACAGGACTAAGAGAACTGGGCTGGAATGTTAGTTCCCCATTAGCATCGATGTTTTTATGGGCAGAGGTACCCAAACAATTTACTTCAAAAGAGTTTGCTTATAAATTGCTAGATGATGCAGGGGTAGTGGTTACACCCGGAATCGCTTTTGGCAATGAGGGTGAAGGGTATGTCAGGATTGCGATTGTACAGGATGAAGCGGTCTTACAAAGAGCAGTTAAAAAAATAAAAGACAGTGGCATTGTATTAGAAAGTGCCTTAGAGGAGGAGAGTGTATGA
- a CDS encoding M20 peptidase aminoacylase family protein, which yields MKVVEEKILNYFNFLHEHPELSFEEVNTTKYIESILIEQGCRVTTFKNCTGVIGDIGEGKPVVAVRADMDALWQEVDGEYKANHSCGHDAHMAMVLGIIEEVKSLPSLPKGTIRFIFQPAEEKGKGALQLFEEGVIDDVDYLFGVHLRPIQELPNGKATPAIIHGAARFIEGKIIAEDLHGARPHLGANAIEVGAALVGLTNGIHLDPMVPYSVKMTAFHAGGKSLNIIPGRATFGLDLRAQSNETMDQLVATIKDRIKALEAYYNVEIPMEFTSHIAAAMVNEEAQEIMKQAIKEIVGEENVEPPLVTTGGDDFHFYTIKRPHLKATMLGLGCDLQPGLHHPKMVFNQKALPVGTAILTKALLLAMEKEKDGERASY from the coding sequence ATGAAAGTAGTAGAAGAAAAAATTCTCAATTACTTTAATTTTTTACATGAGCATCCTGAACTTAGTTTTGAAGAGGTAAATACAACTAAGTATATCGAGTCCATTCTAATAGAACAAGGATGCAGAGTGACAACATTCAAAAACTGTACCGGTGTTATTGGTGATATAGGAGAAGGTAAGCCAGTTGTTGCTGTTCGTGCTGATATGGATGCTCTATGGCAGGAGGTGGATGGAGAGTATAAAGCCAATCACTCATGTGGTCATGACGCCCATATGGCTATGGTCTTAGGAATTATTGAGGAAGTGAAGAGTCTGCCATCCTTACCAAAAGGGACGATTCGGTTTATTTTTCAACCAGCAGAAGAAAAAGGGAAAGGTGCTCTTCAATTATTTGAAGAGGGCGTTATTGATGACGTTGATTATTTGTTTGGTGTTCACTTAAGACCCATTCAGGAATTACCAAATGGAAAAGCAACACCTGCTATTATACATGGAGCTGCTAGATTTATAGAGGGTAAGATCATTGCAGAAGACCTTCATGGAGCAAGACCTCATTTGGGTGCCAACGCAATCGAAGTGGGTGCAGCGCTAGTGGGGCTAACTAATGGAATTCATTTAGATCCAATGGTCCCTTATTCTGTAAAGATGACGGCCTTTCATGCTGGTGGGAAAAGTTTAAATATTATCCCTGGACGAGCTACTTTTGGACTTGATTTACGAGCACAATCTAATGAAACAATGGATCAATTAGTCGCCACTATTAAAGACCGTATTAAAGCCCTTGAAGCCTATTATAATGTGGAAATACCTATGGAGTTTACGTCACACATAGCAGCAGCTATGGTCAATGAGGAAGCTCAGGAGATCATGAAGCAGGCTATTAAAGAAATCGTAGGTGAAGAAAACGTGGAGCCTCCTTTGGTAACTACAGGTGGAGACGATTTTCATTTCTATACAATTAAGCGACCACACTTAAAGGCGACTATGCTTGGATTAGGCTGTGACCTTCAGCCTGGACTTCACCATCCAAAGATGGTCTTTAACCAAAAAGCTTTACCAGTAGGGACTGCTATTTTAACTAAAGCTCTTCTTTTAGCAATGGAAAAGGAGAAGGATGGAGAACGTGCTTCATATTAA